A window of Pseudoalteromonas sp. MEBiC 03607 genomic DNA:
CTCAAGCTCAGCATTAAGTGAAATTTGTAAATGATGCCCTGGTACAGCTTCGTGCAAAGTTAATGCTTCAAGTACATACAACGGGCGCTTATCTAACGCATAGGTATTAACCCAGTAGTAACCTGCTTGGTCATCACGACGAGACCCTGAGTAACGCCCCGTTGTATATTTTGGAGCTATGCTCGCTGGCACCGGTGCAACACCATACGGCATTCTCGGCAAGGTGTGGAACAACTTAGGTAACTGCGCATCCATTTTCTTGGCAATGTAAGACGCTTCTTTTAGTAGCTCTTCAGGTGTTTTTGCGTAAAATTGCGGATCAGTACGTAAAAAGTGGACAAAATCAGCAAACGAGCCTTCAAAGCCTACTTGCTCAATAATTTTTTCCATTTCTGCACGAATACGCGCGACTTCTTGTAAACCCAACTCATGAATTTCTTTTGGCGTCATATCTGTGGTGGTGTAGTACCTTGCGCGATTTTCGTAAAACGCTTTACCGTTTGGCGTACTTGAAATACCAATTTCTGTACGTGCACCCGGTTGATATTCATTATTAGAGAAGGTTAAGTAACCTTGATAAGCTGGAATAACCTGCTCTTTGATAATGGTTTGCGCTTGCTTTTGTAGGGCTGCAAATTCGCTATCGCTCAGGCCCGCAGTGTTATTTAAAAATGGTTTGTAGAATTCAGACTTAGTAGCATCATCAACAATATAAGCCGTGATTGAGTCTTGATAGCCTTCTAACACAGCCTTAGGTTGGGTTAGCCCCACCTCAAGCCCTTTGCGCATCCAACCGATATTTTGTGAGAAATAGCGGGGAATTTGCTGCAATTTTGCAAGATATAGCTGGTAATCTTTTGCTTTTGTGTAATCTGAGCTGGAAATCATAAATGATAAGCTAGAGTGAAAACCGTACTCAGAAGTCAGCGGCATATAGTGCGCATTAAACACATATTCATCGACACTATTTTGCACTTGGCCACGCAAAATAGTCAGGTTAATGCGATTTTCTTCCGATAACTTATCACGGTCGATAGCGTCTAGCTCGGCAAGTAATTGAGTATTCTTTTTGTACTTTTTCTCTAAAAATTCAGCCGACAAGTTTTCCAGTAAATAACCGTCAACGCCATTTTCCTTTCCATAAGGGCTAATACTTTGACGATAGTTAACAATTTCTTCTGCGACTTGATTAAACTGCTGATCAGCGTCAATTTTGGTAACCTGACAGGCACTTAAAGTGCAAGCTAACGCAACAGCAATTAGCGATCGATTTACAGTTTGC
This region includes:
- a CDS encoding DUF885 domain-containing protein; the encoded protein is MKHSLSQTVNRSLIAVALACTLSACQVTKIDADQQFNQVAEEIVNYRQSISPYGKENGVDGYLLENLSAEFLEKKYKKNTQLLAELDAIDRDKLSEENRINLTILRGQVQNSVDEYVFNAHYMPLTSEYGFHSSLSFMISSSDYTKAKDYQLYLAKLQQIPRYFSQNIGWMRKGLEVGLTQPKAVLEGYQDSITAYIVDDATKSEFYKPFLNNTAGLSDSEFAALQKQAQTIIKEQVIPAYQGYLTFSNNEYQPGARTEIGISSTPNGKAFYENRARYYTTTDMTPKEIHELGLQEVARIRAEMEKIIEQVGFEGSFADFVHFLRTDPQFYAKTPEELLKEASYIAKKMDAQLPKLFHTLPRMPYGVAPVPASIAPKYTTGRYSGSRRDDQAGYYWVNTYALDKRPLYVLEALTLHEAVPGHHLQISLNAELESLPSYRRNAYLSAFGEGWGLYSEFLGIEAGFYQDPYSDFGRLTYEMWRAARLVVDTGMHMYGWSRERAMQFMSENTALSLHNVKTETDRYISWPAQALSYKIGELTIKRLRHEAEQALGQDFDIREFHHQILRHGSVPMSVLEEQIQLYIKAELAKRAA